The following are from one region of the Abiotrophia defectiva ATCC 49176 genome:
- a CDS encoding alpha-galactosidase yields MIHYNDKNKTFHLQNDQISYVMKVDEYGVLSHCYFGSRLPRYSNYLSYPVIHRDFEVDFVDQNQKTKRDWSLGNILQEFPGYNHGDYRHPALILRQMDGSSVTDFRYHSYEIIKGASSIDGLPHAYVDSSELAETLKVRLVDPIHLWFVDLYYTVFRNHPIITRWAVFRNESEEPVTIERMASFSLDLSPRPSEIIQLNGAWGRERMLEREAVHRGRKVYDSKRGTSSHQQTPFMALVSPNTTENQGTALGVQLVYSGSHELSVEQDPYQQIRLQAGIQSTGFHWKVEPDQEFATPQVVLAYSEDGLNGMSQAFHHFLKNHLIPARFRDKERPVLINNWEGTYFAFTEERLHAMVDSASDLGVELFVLDDGWFGKRDWDDSSLGDWFEYKTKLPHGLKGLADYVHSKGMQFGLWFEPEMISEDSELYRQHPDFALHTPGRAKSYGRNQYVLDMSRSDVQDHIYHQMVAVIEQTGLNYIKWDMNRHLSEVYSSAFPYDQQGEIAHRYMLGVYALMSRITSRYPEILFESCSGGGGRFDLGILAYMPQVWTSDNSDAVARLKIQYGTSLMVPTNAMGAHVSAVPNHQTGRKTPLASRAAVAFYGAFGYELDFTKLTKSEQSEIKDQVAFYKNHRTLFQQGTFHRLLSPFESDGNLTAWSLTNDSQTESMVMVFQVLRKASQPLQVLKLEGLKSECQYRVTQVLGEGAWGATLAKEEGGPEAEAMALTESACDDSNSNNSGVESGFQSFEASGAELMKAGFYLCPQVTKDFVGRLFYVEAIK; encoded by the coding sequence ATGATACATTACAACGACAAAAATAAGACCTTTCATCTTCAAAATGACCAAATTTCTTATGTCATGAAAGTTGATGAATATGGTGTGTTAAGTCATTGCTATTTTGGCTCACGATTGCCACGATATTCTAACTACTTGTCTTACCCAGTCATTCATAGGGACTTTGAAGTTGACTTTGTTGATCAAAATCAAAAGACTAAACGAGATTGGTCATTAGGAAATATCTTACAGGAATTTCCGGGGTATAATCACGGTGATTATCGTCACCCGGCTTTAATCTTACGGCAAATGGACGGAAGTAGTGTAACAGACTTTAGGTATCATTCATATGAAATTATAAAAGGGGCTTCATCTATAGATGGCCTACCGCATGCTTATGTCGATTCAAGCGAATTGGCTGAAACACTGAAAGTTCGTTTGGTTGATCCAATCCACTTATGGTTTGTAGATCTCTACTATACAGTTTTCAGGAATCATCCGATTATTACTCGCTGGGCAGTCTTTCGAAATGAAAGTGAAGAACCGGTAACGATAGAGCGTATGGCTAGTTTTAGTTTAGATCTATCACCTCGTCCATCTGAAATCATTCAACTTAATGGAGCTTGGGGAAGAGAAAGAATGCTTGAGAGAGAAGCTGTTCACCGAGGCCGTAAGGTGTATGATAGTAAGCGGGGGACTAGTAGTCACCAGCAAACACCGTTTATGGCTTTGGTATCGCCAAACACAACGGAAAATCAAGGGACAGCCCTTGGGGTTCAGTTGGTATATAGTGGTAGCCACGAACTTAGTGTAGAACAGGATCCCTATCAACAAATACGATTACAAGCAGGAATCCAATCGACAGGTTTTCACTGGAAAGTAGAGCCCGACCAAGAATTTGCTACACCACAAGTTGTGCTAGCTTATAGTGAAGATGGCCTAAATGGTATGTCACAAGCATTCCATCATTTCCTTAAAAATCATCTCATCCCAGCTCGCTTCCGAGATAAAGAACGTCCTGTACTTATTAATAATTGGGAAGGCACCTATTTTGCCTTTACTGAAGAACGTCTGCATGCAATGGTGGACTCTGCTTCAGATTTAGGTGTTGAGCTTTTTGTTTTGGATGATGGGTGGTTTGGCAAACGAGATTGGGACGATTCGTCATTGGGTGACTGGTTTGAATATAAGACTAAGTTGCCTCATGGACTTAAAGGTTTAGCGGATTATGTTCACAGTAAAGGGATGCAGTTTGGACTTTGGTTTGAACCTGAGATGATCTCAGAAGATTCTGAGCTCTATCGGCAACACCCTGACTTTGCACTCCATACACCAGGACGTGCTAAGTCCTATGGTAGAAACCAATACGTTCTAGATATGTCTCGTTCGGATGTACAAGACCATATATACCATCAAATGGTAGCTGTTATCGAGCAGACTGGATTGAATTATATTAAATGGGATATGAATCGACATTTAAGTGAAGTTTATTCAAGTGCTTTTCCTTATGATCAACAGGGAGAGATAGCTCATCGATATATGCTAGGGGTTTATGCCTTAATGTCACGTATTACTTCTCGATATCCAGAAATACTATTTGAAAGTTGTTCTGGTGGTGGCGGGCGCTTTGATTTAGGGATATTAGCTTATATGCCGCAAGTATGGACTAGTGACAATTCGGATGCGGTAGCTAGATTGAAAATTCAGTATGGAACTTCTCTTATGGTACCTACTAATGCGATGGGGGCACACGTCTCGGCTGTACCAAATCACCAAACAGGGCGTAAGACACCGCTAGCATCACGAGCGGCAGTTGCTTTCTATGGAGCATTTGGCTATGAGCTAGATTTTACTAAGCTAACAAAATCTGAGCAATCCGAAATAAAGGACCAAGTTGCATTCTATAAAAACCATCGGACTCTTTTCCAACAAGGGACTTTCCATCGTTTACTTAGTCCTTTTGAATCGGATGGGAACCTTACTGCTTGGAGTTTGACCAATGATTCTCAGACAGAATCTATGGTCATGGTCTTCCAAGTATTAAGAAAGGCTTCGCAGCCATTGCAAGTACTGAAACTAGAAGGTCTGAAATCAGAATGTCAATATCGTGTGACCCAAGTACTAGGCGAAGGTGCTTGGGGTGCCACCCTTGCAAAAGAAGAAGGAGGTCCAGAAGCTGAAGCTATGGCTTTAACTGAATCGGCATGTGATGACTCAAATTCTAATAACAGTGGAGTAGAGTCAGGCTTCCAATCATTTGAAGCAAGTGGTGCAGAGTTAATGAAGGCAGGTTTTTATCTCTGCCCTCAAGTAACGAAGGATTTTGTAGGTAGGCTCTTCTATGTAGAGGCTATAAAATAA
- a CDS encoding carbohydrate ABC transporter permease, which yields MSKPMVSKGLVHLFLILVALSMLLPFLWMVLTSFKTVTESTQLDPFVFWPSQWHFENYTQVIRDNNFAVLYFNTLAMMFFRLVCGLLFSAMAAYAFARLQFPGRDLLFGLVLFQMMIPSQIFIIPQYLMVDAMGMRNTIFALVFPGIVSAFGTFLLRQFFMGLPRSLEESAILDGANVGQIFFSIMLPLAKSGLVALGIFTALFAFKDLMWPLIINPQVDKATLSSALSKIQGAYTVNYPHLMAASVLAIWPMALIYVFFQRQFIQGIATTGSKL from the coding sequence ATGTCAAAACCGATGGTATCAAAAGGTCTAGTTCATTTATTTTTGATTCTAGTAGCTCTATCTATGTTGTTACCCTTCTTATGGATGGTTCTGACTTCCTTCAAGACGGTAACGGAATCTACTCAATTAGATCCATTTGTCTTCTGGCCCAGCCAGTGGCATTTTGAGAATTATACGCAAGTAATTCGAGATAATAACTTTGCAGTTCTATATTTTAATACACTAGCTATGATGTTTTTTAGACTAGTATGTGGCTTGCTATTTTCAGCGATGGCTGCCTATGCCTTTGCACGACTGCAATTTCCAGGCAGAGATTTGTTATTTGGATTGGTGCTTTTCCAAATGATGATTCCCTCTCAAATTTTCATTATTCCGCAATACCTGATGGTAGATGCTATGGGCATGCGTAACACGATTTTTGCGCTTGTTTTCCCTGGGATTGTCTCAGCATTCGGTACTTTTCTCTTGAGACAGTTCTTTATGGGGCTACCACGATCCTTAGAAGAATCTGCCATTCTTGATGGGGCCAATGTGGGACAAATATTCTTTTCCATCATGCTACCATTGGCAAAATCTGGTCTGGTTGCCTTAGGTATCTTCACAGCGCTATTCGCTTTTAAGGATTTAATGTGGCCACTAATCATTAATCCACAGGTAGATAAAGCGACCCTTTCATCTGCTTTATCCAAGATACAAGGCGCCTACACAGTCAACTATCCGCATTTGATGGCCGCATCAGTACTTGCAATATGGCCAATGGCGCTAATTTATGTCTTCTTCCAACGACAATTTATTCAAGGTATTGCAACAACTGGTAGCAAATTATAA
- a CDS encoding carbohydrate ABC transporter permease yields MSNSFKKKDWIWAYGFVAPTILGLLILNIIPIFQTFYLSFHKSGAFGKGDKFIGLKNYAKLFSDPQVWQATWNTLRYMLLVVPPTIVISLILAVILNSKIKGRNFYRSVYFLPMVAAPAAITMVWKWLYNTQFGLINHVLGYFGVGPIAWIDDPQFAMYSVAIIGIWGSIGYNMILLLAGLQEIPKDYYEAATMDGATPIKKLFSITLPLLSPQIFFVLVTSIISSLQVFDTIYMMILNTSPAYDSTVSLVYLFYNNTFKYSDKGYGSTIVILLLAIIMLITVIQVRLQKKWVNYMEG; encoded by the coding sequence ATGTCAAACTCGTTTAAAAAGAAAGATTGGATATGGGCATATGGCTTTGTTGCGCCGACCATTCTGGGGCTCCTTATTCTCAATATCATTCCAATTTTTCAAACTTTTTATTTGAGCTTTCATAAGTCAGGCGCATTTGGAAAGGGCGATAAATTTATTGGCCTTAAAAATTATGCGAAGTTATTTTCGGATCCCCAAGTCTGGCAAGCAACGTGGAACACTTTACGCTATATGCTACTTGTCGTTCCACCGACTATCGTTATTTCCTTAATTCTAGCGGTTATTCTGAATAGTAAAATTAAAGGGCGAAATTTCTATCGCTCAGTTTACTTCTTGCCTATGGTTGCCGCGCCGGCTGCTATTACCATGGTATGGAAATGGCTATACAATACCCAGTTTGGTTTAATAAACCATGTATTAGGTTATTTTGGAGTTGGTCCGATTGCCTGGATTGATGATCCGCAATTTGCTATGTACTCTGTTGCCATCATTGGCATTTGGGGAAGCATTGGTTACAACATGATACTTTTGTTAGCTGGTTTACAAGAAATCCCTAAAGATTATTACGAAGCAGCCACAATGGATGGAGCAACGCCCATTAAAAAGTTATTTTCGATTACCTTGCCGCTCTTGTCACCACAGATATTCTTTGTTTTGGTAACAAGTATTATTTCATCTTTACAGGTTTTCGATACTATCTATATGATGATACTTAACACCAGTCCAGCCTATGACTCAACAGTTTCTTTAGTTTACCTTTTCTATAATAATACCTTTAAGTACAGTGATAAAGGCTATGGATCGACTATTGTCATATTGTTATTGGCGATTATTATGCTAATTACCGTGATACAAGTGCGGCTCCAGAAGAAATGGGTTAATTATATGGAGGGATAA
- a CDS encoding sugar ABC transporter substrate-binding protein yields the protein MLSAHKRRWPSFIFSLLLVLGVVTPTLFVHDSVAAQGQTTITYGIWDSRQEPGLRQIADDFEKANPDIKVDIQVTGWEGYWTMLEAAATGGSLPDVFWMHSNEIYKYGANDQLLPLDDLIKESDLDLSKFPQGLVDIYKVNGHQYGIPKDFDTIALWYNKKLFDEAGVAYPTDKWTWDDLKEAAKKLTNKDKGIYGIATMLANQEGFYNFMYTNGGTALTSDNKSGYTDPKTIEALEYYFSFGREGLSPTTGDAMDYFANDKAAMALFGSWRIGSIISNEGLKDKVDVVPLPSKDGKRVSIYNGLANAISAKTEHKEAAWKFVNYLSSKEVQEKASKLGVAISAYEGASDVWVDTNKQFNLKSYIEEIKDAQIRPYTHETTKWEEKVYEILKPAYLGEKPVKEAAEEAAKAMNELIEEEE from the coding sequence ATGTTATCAGCACATAAACGTCGTTGGCCAAGCTTTATATTCAGCCTATTATTGGTATTGGGTGTAGTAACTCCAACACTATTTGTACATGATTCTGTGGCCGCACAAGGGCAGACAACAATTACTTACGGTATTTGGGACTCACGTCAAGAACCGGGGTTAAGACAGATTGCAGATGATTTTGAAAAAGCCAATCCTGATATCAAGGTTGATATACAGGTAACTGGATGGGAAGGCTATTGGACAATGTTAGAGGCTGCTGCGACAGGTGGATCACTACCTGATGTATTCTGGATGCATTCAAATGAAATCTATAAATACGGTGCTAATGATCAATTGTTGCCACTAGATGATTTAATCAAGGAATCTGACTTAGATCTTAGCAAATTCCCTCAAGGTCTAGTTGATATTTATAAGGTCAACGGTCATCAGTATGGTATTCCAAAAGACTTTGACACTATCGCATTATGGTATAACAAGAAGTTATTTGATGAAGCTGGTGTTGCCTATCCGACTGATAAGTGGACCTGGGATGACTTAAAAGAAGCTGCTAAGAAATTAACCAATAAGGATAAGGGAATTTATGGTATTGCCACAATGCTAGCAAACCAAGAAGGTTTTTATAATTTTATGTATACCAATGGTGGGACTGCTTTAACATCTGACAATAAGTCTGGTTACACGGATCCAAAGACAATTGAAGCGTTAGAATATTATTTTAGTTTTGGACGAGAAGGCCTAAGCCCAACTACAGGGGATGCGATGGATTATTTCGCCAATGATAAGGCAGCTATGGCCCTCTTTGGTTCATGGCGAATTGGGAGCATTATCAGCAATGAAGGTCTTAAAGATAAGGTGGATGTAGTGCCATTGCCTAGCAAAGATGGTAAGAGAGTATCTATTTATAATGGGTTAGCAAACGCTATCTCTGCAAAGACAGAGCATAAAGAAGCGGCTTGGAAATTTGTTAATTATCTGTCCAGCAAAGAGGTGCAAGAAAAGGCTTCTAAACTAGGGGTTGCAATCTCCGCCTATGAAGGTGCTTCTGATGTTTGGGTGGATACTAACAAGCAATTTAACCTTAAGTCATACATAGAAGAAATCAAAGACGCTCAAATCCGTCCATATACACACGAAACCACAAAATGGGAAGAAAAAGTATATGAAATTCTTAAGCCAGCATATCTAGGTGAAAAACCTGTGAAAGAAGCTGCAGAAGAAGCAGCTAAAGCCATGAACGAGCTTATAGAAGAGGAAGAGTAG
- a CDS encoding AraC family transcriptional regulator, which translates to MSEQEFYVFHNISSVDLYPIQFGKEKCDPWHHYGPTLTHNYLFHYILSGRGSFLENERHEAIQLGPGQGFLMPPNTVCSYTADQDDPWTYCWIEFNGLKAANFMRQAGLNANNLIFTPHKPMIISSIKDTLETIIRNHSQHESFLIAQLYLLVDHLIRFSKHSPQQRPNEIHSFYIREAIHYIQDHYTDNPSVDQLADICHLNRNYFTRLFKQELHMTPSQFILTYRINQSCELLASTNRSIRDIAEQIGYSNQFNFSSAFKRVKGMTPMEWRRRYR; encoded by the coding sequence ATGTCCGAGCAAGAGTTTTACGTTTTCCATAATATATCTTCTGTTGATCTCTACCCCATTCAGTTTGGCAAGGAGAAGTGTGACCCCTGGCATCATTATGGGCCCACCCTGACCCATAATTACCTCTTCCACTATATCCTGTCGGGGCGGGGGAGCTTTCTTGAGAATGAGAGACACGAGGCCATTCAACTGGGACCAGGCCAAGGCTTTCTTATGCCCCCTAACACGGTCTGTTCCTATACGGCTGACCAAGACGATCCCTGGACCTATTGCTGGATTGAGTTCAATGGCCTCAAGGCTGCTAATTTCATGCGTCAGGCAGGTTTGAATGCTAACAACCTAATCTTTACGCCTCATAAGCCCATGATTATCTCTAGCATCAAAGACACCTTGGAGACCATCATCCGTAACCACTCCCAGCATGAGTCCTTTCTGATTGCCCAGCTCTATCTCTTAGTTGATCATCTGATTCGCTTTTCCAAGCACAGTCCTCAGCAGCGTCCTAACGAGATTCATTCCTTCTATATTAGAGAGGCCATCCACTATATCCAGGACCACTATACGGACAACCCCAGCGTGGATCAACTGGCAGACATCTGCCATCTCAACCGCAATTACTTCACCCGTCTCTTCAAGCAAGAGCTCCACATGACACCTTCGCAGTTTATCTTGACCTATCGTATCAACCAATCCTGCGAGCTCTTGGCTTCAACCAATCGTTCCATTCGCGACATTGCCGAGCAAATCGGCTACAGCAATCAGTTCAACTTCTCTTCGGCCTTCAAACGTGTCAAGGGAATGACACCTATGGAATGGCGTCGGCGCTATCGTTAA
- a CDS encoding alpha-N-acetylgalactosaminidase — MELQSQTLIGHFVCNHQQFYLDRLTNRQTGKTYALSESEPFVIHWQEGGQLAASQMQVQLEKETAEAIQVDCQDDLARVKVVYELTDGYLKCKVSLLEAKQAINFLDLSSMTFQEDAKFYPPKQQEAIPEMAGFSGYYVACGQPVYANSFFLGMEFPLAENRLEEGRYWSRYYLGRKVTSDQPVTLHATVIGSAASPEFSSIQQAFFAYIDSIALPNHFRLQYNSWYDHMLDIDEDKIMTSFAAIRAGFSDYGVPLDTYVVDDGWANYESFWEFNEKFPLGLSRIKDQVASYGGQLGLWMGPRGGYGGTQLTMSNWLKAHPELGLGTKNERTQDVNVGDPAYLDALEAKLLAYQDQYDLSYWKLDGFLIEPAQDDASGPHGMHQMTATYERLIKLFQNLRSAYRQKHAQDRDEEGAQRDLWLNLTSYVNPSPWWLAYVNSLWIQVSQDTGYDSLGETDLARMMTYRDDRYHAFIRGRAIQVPQKYFYNHEPIFAHRATAGLLDHPIQASVSEFRDYLYFIGTRGNAFWECYYSYDLFDHERWRANAEAIRWVQDNYDDCLKNSRFIGHKPADHTGLYGYRCLSDDGRRVILSLRNPTAQPQTYVLGDGELQTLMQVAGRASLERTEKHIWQATLAPQELVIYQLTYADPMVGSRT; from the coding sequence ATGGAACTCCAAAGCCAAACGCTTATCGGACATTTTGTCTGCAATCATCAACAGTTTTACTTAGACCGGCTGACCAATAGACAGACGGGAAAGACCTATGCATTAAGTGAGAGTGAGCCCTTTGTCATCCATTGGCAGGAGGGCGGGCAACTAGCTGCTAGCCAGATGCAAGTTCAGCTTGAGAAAGAGACCGCAGAAGCCATTCAGGTAGATTGCCAAGACGACCTAGCGCGAGTCAAGGTAGTCTATGAGCTAACAGACGGTTACCTCAAATGCAAGGTTAGCCTCTTAGAGGCTAAACAGGCGATTAATTTTCTAGACTTATCGTCCATGACCTTCCAGGAGGATGCCAAGTTTTATCCACCAAAGCAACAAGAGGCAATTCCTGAGATGGCAGGATTTAGTGGTTATTATGTGGCCTGTGGCCAGCCAGTCTACGCCAATAGTTTCTTCTTAGGGATGGAATTTCCCCTAGCAGAGAACCGCCTAGAAGAAGGGCGCTATTGGTCCCGCTACTATCTAGGGCGAAAGGTGACTTCAGATCAGCCAGTGACTTTGCATGCGACGGTTATAGGGTCAGCAGCAAGCCCTGAATTTTCAAGCATCCAACAAGCCTTTTTCGCTTATATCGATAGCATTGCATTACCCAACCACTTCCGCCTACAATATAATTCCTGGTACGACCATATGCTGGACATCGACGAGGACAAGATTATGACTTCCTTTGCTGCCATACGAGCAGGTTTCAGTGATTATGGGGTGCCACTGGATACCTATGTGGTGGATGACGGCTGGGCCAATTATGAGAGCTTTTGGGAATTCAACGAGAAATTTCCGCTTGGCCTCTCACGTATCAAGGACCAAGTAGCTAGCTATGGCGGCCAGCTTGGCCTTTGGATGGGGCCGCGGGGTGGCTATGGTGGCACGCAGCTGACCATGAGCAATTGGCTCAAGGCTCATCCAGAATTAGGACTAGGGACTAAAAATGAGCGGACTCAAGACGTCAATGTGGGCGACCCGGCCTATTTGGATGCCTTAGAAGCTAAGCTTCTAGCCTATCAGGACCAGTATGACCTGTCTTATTGGAAGCTAGACGGCTTTTTGATTGAGCCTGCTCAGGATGATGCCTCTGGTCCCCATGGCATGCACCAGATGACCGCAACCTACGAACGTTTGATTAAGCTCTTCCAGAACTTACGGTCCGCCTATCGTCAAAAACATGCCCAAGACCGTGATGAAGAAGGGGCGCAGCGAGACCTATGGCTGAATTTAACTTCTTACGTCAATCCAAGCCCATGGTGGCTAGCCTATGTCAATAGCCTTTGGATTCAAGTTTCTCAGGATACAGGCTATGATTCACTTGGGGAGACCGATTTGGCTCGCATGATGACCTATCGGGATGATCGTTATCACGCCTTCATTCGCGGGCGAGCTATCCAAGTACCACAGAAATATTTCTATAACCATGAGCCAATCTTTGCTCATCGGGCGACTGCAGGGCTCTTAGACCACCCAATTCAGGCCAGTGTCAGTGAATTCCGCGACTATCTCTACTTTATTGGGACGCGCGGCAATGCCTTCTGGGAGTGCTATTACTCCTACGACCTCTTCGACCATGAGCGTTGGCGTGCCAATGCTGAGGCTATTCGCTGGGTACAGGATAACTATGATGACTGCCTTAAGAATAGTCGCTTTATCGGCCATAAGCCGGCTGACCATACGGGGCTGTATGGCTACCGCTGCTTGAGCGATGACGGGCGTCGCGTCATTCTGTCGCTACGTAATCCGACAGCTCAACCTCAAACCTATGTTTTAGGGGATGGCGAGCTCCAGACCCTCATGCAAGTTGCAGGACGAGCAAGCTTGGAACGGACGGAAAAGCATATTTGGCAGGCTACTTTAGCGCCTCAGGAACTGGTCATCTATCAACTGACCTATGCTGATCCCATGGTTGGCTCAAGAACTTAG
- a CDS encoding APC family permease yields MNQPKKAYGLLTAVAMIIGIVVGSGIYFKADDILTYTGGSLALGLLVLSIGASNIVFGSLSLSEFAKLETSSGGVVAYLDRFISSRLATGYGWFLAFVMIPSVVAVVSWASAIYTGLLFNLDLNLGQQVLLGMAYTLFFMALNVLSRVLGGYFQTLTMFVKMVPLALIVFAGLFWSAPAPNLPAGISAIEPSNVGLGWLSALVPLAFTYEGWNYVVTIAPELKHPKRDLIRAFIIGPLIILLTYLLFFYGMVRILGATFVLSTGDQAITYALTSLLGERAGNLILVVVIISMLGVLNGLLLAGMRLPQAYAEKGMLPKGRLEEIHPKYQVSVPSAILFTAITLVWLLIHYLTQKFGIMGKGDVSEITIVFNYIFYIILYLRVIKLNREGLASNRLTSLFAPVMGIIGAALVIGGSLISSLQTTLVFSLLCALVILIGWFYSKRQMQN; encoded by the coding sequence ATGAATCAACCAAAAAAAGCCTACGGCCTCTTAACAGCTGTAGCGATGATCATTGGGATTGTGGTCGGTTCGGGGATTTACTTCAAGGCTGATGACATCCTGACCTATACGGGTGGTAGCCTAGCCTTAGGCTTACTGGTCCTATCCATTGGGGCCAGCAATATCGTCTTTGGTTCCCTATCCTTGTCAGAATTTGCTAAATTAGAGACTTCAAGTGGTGGGGTTGTGGCTTACTTAGACCGCTTTATTTCTTCTCGCTTAGCGACTGGCTATGGTTGGTTCTTAGCCTTCGTCATGATTCCAAGTGTGGTTGCTGTTGTGTCTTGGGCATCTGCCATCTACACTGGCTTACTCTTCAATCTTGACCTTAACCTAGGTCAGCAAGTGCTCTTAGGTATGGCCTATACCCTCTTCTTCATGGCCTTGAATGTCCTCTCTCGTGTCCTCGGGGGTTACTTCCAAACCCTAACCATGTTCGTCAAGATGGTGCCCTTGGCCCTGATTGTCTTTGCTGGTCTCTTCTGGTCAGCACCCGCGCCAAATCTTCCGGCTGGTATTTCCGCAATTGAACCGAGCAATGTGGGCTTAGGTTGGCTATCGGCCCTAGTTCCTCTGGCCTTCACCTATGAAGGTTGGAACTATGTCGTGACTATTGCACCCGAGCTCAAACATCCAAAACGTGATTTGATTCGTGCCTTCATTATTGGACCGCTCATTATTCTCTTGACTTACTTGCTCTTCTTCTATGGCATGGTCCGCATTCTGGGGGCAACTTTCGTGCTATCAACTGGTGACCAAGCCATCACCTACGCCCTTACTTCACTCTTAGGTGAACGCGCTGGTAACCTAATCCTAGTCGTGGTGATTATCTCCATGCTAGGGGTTCTCAACGGCCTCCTCTTAGCTGGGATGCGTCTACCACAGGCCTATGCTGAAAAAGGCATGTTACCAAAAGGTCGCTTGGAAGAGATTCACCCTAAATATCAGGTATCCGTACCTTCCGCCATCCTCTTCACTGCTATTACGCTAGTTTGGCTCTTGATTCATTACCTAACACAAAAATTCGGGATTATGGGCAAGGGCGATGTCAGCGAAATTACCATTGTCTTCAACTACATCTTCTATATCATCCTCTATCTTCGCGTCATCAAACTCAATCGCGAGGGCTTGGCTAGCAATCGTCTGACCAGTCTCTTTGCTCCAGTGATGGGGATTATCGGGGCTGCTCTGGTCATTGGTGGGAGTTTGATTTCTTCCCTTCAAACTACTTTGGTTTTCAGTTTACTCTGCGCCCTAGTGATTTTAATCGGGTGGTTTTACTCTAAACGCCAAATGCAAAACTAA